Genomic segment of Longimicrobiaceae bacterium:
GGGTGTCGACCACGGGCTAGTCGATGCGGGTGAGGCGGAGCACGGTGTTCCCCATGCGCACGGTGTCGCCCACGCTCAGCGTCAGCTCCTGGTGCGCGGGGATGGGGGTCTCGTTCACGAAGGTGCGGTTCTTGGAGTCCAGGTCGGTCACCGTCAGCCGCCCCTGCGCCGCGCGGAAGCGTGCGTGGCGGCCGGACATGTAGCGGTCGCCCAGCGCGAACACGCCCGGCTCCGGCCGCCGGCCCACCACCATCTCGCCCTCCACGCGCAGCGGCTCGCGCACCGACTCGCTGCTCACCACCTCCAGCGTCGCGGAGCCGCCGGCAGTCGCCGTATACCTACCGCCCGCGTATCCGCCCGGCTGAGGCGCGCGGGGCGCCGCGTCGGGCACGATGGGGCGGTCGCCGCCGCCTGCGTTCTGAGGCGGCGAGATGGGTGCGTCCCGGCGGGGGGCGTCCAGGCCCAGCGGCTTCACGAAGGCGAACTCGCGCTTGGTGTCCAGCATCACGAGCTCCACCCGCAGCCCCGCGCGGGCGATGCCGTTGTCCTGCGCCCACGCCGCCGCGAAGCGCCGCAGGTGGTCGGCCTCGTCGCGGGCGAACAGGTTGGGGCTCATGCCGGGCGGCACCAGGTCGGTGCTCACGTACACGCGCAGGTCGGGAGCCGTGCGGC
This window contains:
- a CDS encoding FHA domain-containing protein, whose amino-acid sequence is MLSLFRKILRPSLRNQLEEGVREALRRYADRRTAPDLRVYVSTDLVPPGMSPNLFARDEADHLRRFAAAWAQDNGIARAGLRVELVMLDTKREFAFVKPLGLDAPRRDAPISPPQNAGGGDRPIVPDAAPRAPQPGGYAGGRYTATAGGSATLEVVSSESVREPLRVEGEMVVGRRPEPGVFALGDRYMSGRHARFRAAQGRLTVTDLDSKNRTFVNETPIPAHQELTLSVGDTVRMGNTVLRLTRID